One part of the Bacteroidia bacterium genome encodes these proteins:
- a CDS encoding cation diffusion facilitator family transporter, whose product MGHHHDHHHGPTQFSELSWAFALGIGLNLVFTLLEFLFAYLYNSLALFSDAAHNLGDVASLLLAFSAHQLTKKLPTQLLTYGYKRASLLASFFNSLLLVAIAFGILYEVFERLQAPLNIDALSSVWIAGIGIIINSFSAWLFFRLGSEDVNIRGAFLHLLADALVSFGVVLSGLLIYYFKWLWIDPLISLLIAGVILFSSWSLLKESWVLLLDGVPRHIDYQQVKSKLKQMKGIACIHHLHIRAISSLENALTAHVALLEKDLSKWASVKEEIKHELFHMGIQHATLELELRSEACKENHCS is encoded by the coding sequence ATGGGACATCATCATGATCATCATCACGGCCCGACCCAGTTTTCAGAACTGAGTTGGGCTTTTGCTTTAGGAATAGGACTCAATCTGGTCTTTACCCTTCTCGAATTTTTATTCGCTTATCTATACAACTCCCTCGCGCTCTTTTCTGATGCTGCTCATAATCTGGGAGATGTCGCAAGTTTATTGCTTGCTTTTTCTGCTCATCAACTTACAAAGAAGCTTCCCACTCAATTACTGACTTATGGCTATAAGAGAGCTTCTCTCCTGGCTTCGTTTTTCAATTCACTCTTATTGGTCGCAATCGCATTCGGAATCCTCTATGAGGTTTTTGAACGCCTTCAAGCACCTCTCAATATTGATGCATTGAGTAGCGTTTGGATAGCGGGAATCGGCATTATTATTAATAGTTTTTCAGCCTGGTTATTTTTTCGTTTGGGCAGTGAGGATGTAAATATCCGAGGAGCCTTTTTACATTTGCTTGCTGATGCTTTGGTTTCATTTGGGGTTGTGCTTTCAGGCCTTTTGATCTACTATTTTAAGTGGCTTTGGATAGATCCTCTGATCAGTTTACTCATTGCTGGAGTAATTCTTTTCAGCAGTTGGAGCTTACTCAAGGAAAGTTGGGTTTTGCTCCTTGATGGGGTACCCCGACATATTGATTATCAGCAGGTGAAAAGCAAGTTGAAACAAATGAAAGGTATTGCTTGCATTCATCACTTACACATTCGCGCCATCAGTAGCCTCGAAAATGCACTAACCGCTCATGTGGCCTTGCTGGAAAAAGACCTCAGCAAATGGGCTTCCGTTAAGGAAGAAATTAAACATGAACTTTTTCATATGGGAATACAGCATGCAACCCTTGAATTAGAACTTAGATCTGAGGCCTGCAAAGAAAACCATTGCTCATAA
- the azu gene encoding azurin translates to MKKIASIALLAFIMTACGGGAKEAKEDAKEMAKKEMASEERAAPAAEETPASADGNVVVLSSNDQMKYDQSEIKVKAGGTVSLTLKHTGSMAKQVMGHNFVLLKADTDLSAFAVEAMSAIDTDYVPANSDAIIASTKLIGGGEEVTITFDTPEAGTYDFLCTFPGHFAVMQGKFIVE, encoded by the coding sequence ATGAAAAAGATTGCAAGCATCGCCTTATTGGCTTTCATCATGACCGCCTGCGGAGGTGGAGCTAAAGAGGCAAAAGAAGATGCTAAGGAAATGGCCAAGAAAGAAATGGCTTCAGAAGAGAGAGCAGCTCCTGCTGCGGAAGAAACTCCCGCCTCTGCTGACGGAAATGTAGTTGTACTTTCTTCTAATGACCAAATGAAATACGATCAATCTGAGATCAAAGTAAAAGCAGGTGGTACAGTTAGCCTTACCCTAAAGCATACAGGTTCTATGGCCAAGCAGGTTATGGGACACAACTTTGTACTGCTCAAAGCAGATACGGATTTGTCTGCTTTTGCCGTAGAAGCTATGAGTGCAATTGATACAGATTATGTTCCTGCAAATAGCGATGCAATTATCGCCAGCACGAAATTGATCGGAGGAGGTGAAGAAGTAACGATTACCTTTGATACTCCAGAAGCCGGAACCTATGATTTCCTCTGTACCTTCCCAGGACACTTCGCGGTAATGCAAGGGAAGTTTATCGTAGAATAA
- a CDS encoding CaiB/BaiF CoA-transferase family protein, with amino-acid sequence MDQLFSGIRVIELANVLAGPSVGMFFAELGAELIKVENVRTHGDVTRSWRLPTETKEGDISAYFTSINWGKKSIALDLKKEEGREIVYRLVKNADMVISSYLPGKDKKLGVDPESLLQVKKDLIVGEISGYGPEIQKAAFDAIIQAEAGFIYMNGEKQQTYKMPVALMDVMAGHQLKQGMLLAYIHKLKTGKGSIVHSSLLKSGISALVNQASNYLNIGHMPEPIGSEHPNIVPYGTQYACNDGSKIILAIGNDVQFKRLCNHCLGVAVPESFQRNEQRVAQRAGVHKFLSHLISQKSPITLLEKISEHKIPASRVRNMKEVFEDQLTEDVLLRGEHFKGVKSMISEGSFLPSDINLSEPPNLSEHAQEILKDLNYSDQKITELANQQVILLP; translated from the coding sequence ATGGATCAATTGTTTTCTGGAATACGTGTGATAGAATTGGCAAATGTCTTAGCCGGCCCAAGTGTCGGCATGTTTTTCGCCGAACTGGGTGCTGAATTAATTAAGGTGGAAAATGTAAGGACCCATGGGGATGTAACTCGATCCTGGCGATTGCCTACAGAAACAAAAGAAGGAGATATCTCGGCCTATTTCACTTCGATCAATTGGGGGAAAAAGTCCATTGCCCTGGATCTAAAAAAAGAAGAAGGAAGAGAAATTGTATATAGGCTTGTGAAAAATGCCGATATGGTGATATCCAGTTATTTGCCAGGAAAGGATAAAAAGTTGGGCGTCGATCCTGAAAGCCTCCTTCAGGTCAAAAAGGATTTGATTGTAGGGGAAATTAGCGGCTATGGTCCGGAGATCCAAAAGGCAGCATTTGACGCAATTATACAAGCAGAAGCTGGTTTTATCTATATGAATGGAGAAAAGCAGCAAACCTACAAAATGCCTGTTGCATTGATGGATGTTATGGCCGGACATCAGTTAAAACAAGGCATGCTGCTAGCCTATATTCACAAACTTAAAACAGGAAAAGGAAGCATCGTCCATTCATCTCTGCTGAAGTCCGGCATTTCTGCTTTGGTAAATCAAGCGAGCAATTATCTCAATATCGGGCATATGCCAGAGCCCATAGGCTCAGAGCATCCCAATATTGTTCCATATGGGACGCAATATGCTTGTAATGACGGAAGCAAAATTATATTGGCTATTGGAAATGATGTGCAATTTAAACGCTTGTGCAATCACTGTCTGGGAGTAGCGGTTCCTGAATCCTTTCAAAGAAATGAGCAAAGGGTTGCGCAAAGAGCCGGCGTCCATAAATTCCTTTCCCATTTGATCAGTCAAAAATCACCCATAACACTGTTAGAAAAAATATCAGAACACAAAATACCTGCCTCTCGAGTTAGAAATATGAAAGAGGTTTTTGAAGATCAATTGACAGAGGATGTTTTGTTAAGGGGAGAACACTTCAAAGGAGTAAAAAGCATGATATCCGAAGGGAGCTTCCTCCCTTCGGATATCAATTTATCTGAACCTCCAAACTTATCAGAGCATGCCCAAGAGATCTTGAAAGACTTGAATTATTCTGATCAGAAGATTACAGAATTGGCAAATCAGCAAGTTATTCTATTGCCTTAA
- the rbsK gene encoding ribokinase gives MSSKVLVIGSSNVDLIMQIDRLPRPGETITGGVFTQVMGGKGANQAVAAVRAGASTAFISCLGNDDFGNSMEAAFKKDGLDISCISRSNSSSGTALISIDKQGENSISVAPGANFDLSPDDIDRAEELINSAELVLFQCEIHPRSLEYAIDFCYQRGKKILLNLAPAISLTEESLKKVDILILNETEAEFLSGMKVTKLQEAQESALILKKYSDTIIITLGTKGAYINGESFSGHIPAFKVTAIDTTAAGDVFCGAFAAALTSGLNLQESVQFAAAASALSVTKLGAQPSIPKKSEIDTFLSNQTI, from the coding sequence ATGAGTTCTAAAGTTCTGGTAATTGGTAGTTCGAATGTAGATCTGATTATGCAGATAGACCGTCTTCCGCGCCCTGGTGAGACGATTACGGGTGGTGTATTCACCCAGGTAATGGGAGGCAAGGGAGCAAATCAAGCCGTTGCCGCGGTACGTGCAGGAGCTTCTACGGCTTTCATTTCCTGCCTGGGAAATGATGACTTCGGAAATAGCATGGAAGCAGCTTTCAAAAAAGATGGACTTGACATTAGTTGTATATCCAGAAGTAATTCTTCCTCTGGTACGGCCTTAATTAGCATAGACAAACAAGGGGAAAACTCAATCAGTGTTGCTCCGGGAGCAAATTTCGACCTAAGTCCTGATGACATAGATCGTGCAGAAGAACTTATCAATTCTGCGGAATTGGTTCTTTTTCAATGTGAGATCCATCCACGAAGCCTGGAATATGCCATTGATTTTTGCTATCAGCGCGGCAAAAAAATTTTACTAAATCTCGCTCCGGCCATTTCCCTGACAGAAGAAAGCCTGAAAAAGGTTGACATTTTGATTCTCAATGAAACTGAAGCAGAATTCCTCTCTGGCATGAAAGTTACTAAGCTTCAGGAGGCCCAGGAATCTGCACTTATCCTCAAAAAATACTCCGATACCATAATTATCACCCTGGGTACAAAGGGAGCTTATATTAACGGAGAAAGCTTTTCAGGGCATATTCCTGCCTTCAAGGTAACTGCAATCGATACAACCGCAGCAGGAGATGTTTTTTGTGGTGCATTTGCAGCAGCGCTCACTTCTGGTCTGAATCTGCAGGAATCCGTCCAATTTGCTGCAGCAGCCTCTGCCCTATCTGTTACCAAATTGGGTGCTCAACCCTCCATTCCCAAAAAATCAGAAATAGACACTTTTTTGTCAAATCAAACTATCTAA
- a CDS encoding amidohydrolase family protein codes for MMKYVYCFFFFLISSSLFAQEQRTMIVNTDVFDGEKLHKNVNVLFHKGKILKIAKGKPERVGDRLIKGSGKTVIPPLVNAHVHVWFAQNLKGALNEGVFALLDMHSSDYYANVMRRFNDSLNYAHYYGSNAGATVPGGHGTQFGIPVPTINDTLSAKQFVRDRAAQGADYIKILKEPGRPTVTEAHTADIIKTAREVGLMPVSHVSKAGDAALLAEQGIGGFVHMWLDRKAEKEEWDTMVEADLFIVPTLLVYKSLFEQREKQGIENKYMGIEKMMEEVLEAHRRGIPILAGTDSPNLNLNYDTALFDEIILLHKSGLSKGDALKAASLNAYKAFNLSSFQKLEAGAQASFMLVDGKPLEDLEQLKQPKQIFREGIEIR; via the coding sequence ATGATGAAATATGTATACTGCTTCTTCTTCTTCCTGATTTCTTCCAGTCTTTTTGCCCAGGAACAAAGAACCATGATTGTCAATACAGATGTCTTTGACGGGGAGAAACTTCATAAAAACGTGAACGTTCTTTTCCATAAGGGCAAGATCCTGAAAATTGCTAAAGGAAAACCGGAGCGGGTAGGGGATCGTCTAATCAAAGGTTCCGGAAAGACGGTAATTCCTCCTTTGGTCAATGCGCATGTTCATGTGTGGTTTGCCCAGAACTTAAAAGGAGCATTAAATGAAGGGGTATTTGCTTTGCTGGATATGCATAGCAGCGACTATTATGCCAATGTCATGAGACGTTTTAATGATTCCCTGAATTATGCACATTATTATGGATCTAATGCCGGAGCTACTGTGCCCGGTGGACATGGCACCCAATTTGGAATTCCAGTTCCTACTATCAATGATACACTTAGTGCAAAACAGTTTGTAAGAGATCGCGCAGCTCAGGGAGCCGATTATATCAAAATCCTTAAAGAACCTGGCAGACCCACTGTAACGGAAGCCCATACCGCGGATATTATAAAAACGGCCCGAGAAGTAGGCTTGATGCCGGTATCCCATGTTTCAAAGGCAGGAGATGCCGCTCTCCTCGCCGAGCAAGGGATAGGAGGTTTTGTTCATATGTGGCTTGACCGTAAGGCCGAAAAAGAAGAGTGGGATACTATGGTAGAGGCGGATTTGTTTATAGTTCCTACTTTGCTGGTGTATAAAAGTTTATTCGAACAAAGAGAGAAGCAAGGAATAGAGAATAAGTATATGGGGATAGAAAAAATGATGGAAGAAGTACTAGAAGCACATAGAAGAGGCATTCCCATATTAGCAGGTACTGATTCTCCCAATTTGAATTTGAATTACGATACAGCCTTATTTGATGAGATTATTCTTTTACATAAATCTGGATTAAGCAAAGGAGATGCTTTAAAAGCTGCTAGCCTAAATGCTTACAAAGCTTTTAATCTGTCTTCCTTTCAAAAACTTGAAGCAGGTGCCCAGGCCAGCTTTATGTTGGTGGATGGCAAACCTTTGGAAGATCTTGAGCAGCTAAAGCAGCCCAAACAGATTTTCCGTGAGGGAATTGAGATTAGATAG
- a CDS encoding ABC transporter ATP-binding protein, which produces MIQAKSLSYTYPNSSSEVLHALDFEIDKGEIFGFLGPSGAGKSTTQKILYRILSDFGGDVKIEGKDINAWDKTFFEKIGVGFELPNHYQKLSGKENLALFGSFYPKEKLRPAEELFELMGMRESMDDRVETYSKGMKMRLNFMRAIMHDPEILFFDEPTAGLDPVNAHKIKDLIKELRSRGKTIFITTHNMMTADELCDRVSFIVEGKIRITDVPFDLKKAYGKNMVKVGLVGGEKGEFNMKGLGQNPDFLAFIQQGEISYIQSQEASLEEVFIKVTGTSLTP; this is translated from the coding sequence ATGATTCAGGCAAAATCACTTTCATATACGTACCCAAATTCATCTTCTGAGGTTTTACATGCCCTGGATTTTGAAATTGATAAAGGGGAAATTTTTGGTTTTCTGGGACCATCTGGAGCGGGTAAAAGTACAACTCAGAAAATTTTATATCGAATTCTAAGCGATTTTGGGGGAGATGTAAAGATTGAAGGCAAAGACATAAATGCCTGGGACAAGACCTTTTTTGAGAAAATAGGGGTGGGATTTGAATTGCCCAATCACTATCAAAAATTGAGTGGTAAGGAAAACCTGGCATTATTTGGCTCTTTTTATCCCAAAGAAAAGTTACGCCCTGCAGAGGAATTGTTTGAATTGATGGGCATGCGGGAAAGTATGGATGATCGCGTAGAGACTTATTCGAAAGGGATGAAGATGCGGCTCAATTTTATGCGAGCTATAATGCATGATCCTGAAATACTCTTTTTTGATGAACCGACTGCCGGCCTTGATCCGGTAAATGCTCATAAGATCAAAGACCTGATAAAAGAATTGAGGTCCAGAGGCAAGACAATTTTTATCACTACCCACAATATGATGACTGCTGATGAACTTTGTGACAGGGTTTCATTTATCGTGGAGGGGAAGATAAGAATTACAGATGTACCTTTTGATTTGAAAAAAGCCTACGGAAAAAATATGGTGAAAGTAGGGCTGGTCGGTGGAGAAAAAGGCGAGTTTAATATGAAAGGACTGGGGCAAAATCCAGACTTTCTGGCCTTTATTCAACAAGGCGAAATTTCCTATATCCAAAGTCAGGAAGCTAGTTTGGAAGAAGTATTTATCAAAGTAACCGGAACTTCATTGACCCCATGA
- a CDS encoding PEP/pyruvate-binding domain-containing protein: MKLEQIHIYIFLLGIAFLLNSSTGFSQLIYSGHISDVATTKDLQEVSITNLNRGNSVSSNAFGNFLLKNGVYYPAPRPEDSYSFFHNSLIWPYELDLGIRIYTLDGREIVKQELDPSAGSFIFPRLAYGMYVIQVRQGKDFNAYKAFSNSSQTFIVDKRADRRVIDSKTGRDTLLLEKEGYFDRKIVIPRQDTIMELKMMKGSYENLDYFTELIDPIAFELIQSSPSRSNVGGIQSVKFIDDRKSGIMYYMNTKLHKLHFSFAQEFLNFRQGNAIFNQTQYREGPERYMYPGSINYYEEIDKYVLQLVSLNEMSCENLKLMYENILKTSYFGDKLVFFSNKSDWDNCEGIPKISFEELYAGQNYQALNLEKNYGYLNKLRLADLEDTYLGRHDIVLLDGIPNDVSVVAGIITTEFQTPLSHINVLSNSRGTPNMALRDGWENPKLDSLIGELVYLEVQADSFIIRKADIEEAINFWSQTEPQDTVYLAKNTTTSGLIELRNAGYADVGLIGGKAANFAELMKIRVGSNPIPLPENPFAIPFYYYQQHIEAAGLDVFIQDMLRDNRFNSDPAYRKGQLEILRDSIRSAALNATLLELVRNKIQNFAEFSSIRFRSSTNAEDLEDFSGAGLYSSHSAKKDHNSKTIENAIRKVWASLWNWRAYEERSYYKIDHLSCAMGILVHRSFPDEDANGVLITRNLYNFNHGFIINVQYKEYSIVIPEPGILHDQIILFVMSNVPIPGGRFAIEYLGFSNVPELNGERVMTDAELNELGEYAFAVKRHFYDNVPNSCNCNFEDFAVDIEFKVDSEISARKVYLKQARLFR, from the coding sequence TTGAAACTCGAACAAATACATATATACATTTTCCTCCTGGGCATTGCATTTTTGCTCAATTCCTCCACAGGCTTTTCACAATTGATTTATAGCGGTCATATCTCTGATGTGGCAACTACCAAAGATCTCCAGGAAGTAAGCATTACCAATCTCAATAGAGGCAATAGCGTTAGCTCTAATGCTTTTGGAAATTTCTTATTAAAAAACGGCGTTTACTATCCTGCCCCTCGCCCGGAGGACAGTTATTCATTTTTCCATAACTCCCTCATTTGGCCCTATGAACTCGATCTAGGAATCAGGATTTATACCCTGGATGGGAGAGAAATAGTAAAACAAGAACTCGATCCCTCTGCAGGTTCTTTTATTTTTCCCAGACTTGCCTATGGGATGTATGTCATTCAGGTCAGACAAGGCAAAGATTTTAACGCATATAAAGCATTCTCTAATTCCTCTCAAACCTTTATCGTAGATAAAAGGGCGGATCGAAGAGTGATAGATTCAAAAACGGGCAGGGATACCCTTTTGCTTGAAAAGGAAGGTTATTTCGACAGAAAGATTGTTATCCCACGGCAGGATACTATCATGGAATTGAAAATGATGAAGGGTTCCTATGAGAATCTGGATTATTTTACCGAGTTGATCGATCCTATAGCCTTTGAACTTATCCAAAGCAGTCCATCAAGAAGCAATGTCGGAGGTATTCAATCCGTGAAGTTTATCGATGATCGCAAAAGCGGGATTATGTATTATATGAATACAAAACTTCACAAACTCCACTTTAGCTTTGCTCAGGAATTTCTGAATTTCCGCCAGGGGAATGCCATATTTAACCAGACTCAATATCGGGAAGGACCAGAGCGGTATATGTATCCGGGCAGTATCAATTACTATGAAGAAATTGATAAATATGTTTTGCAGCTGGTTAGCTTGAATGAAATGAGCTGCGAGAACCTCAAGCTCATGTATGAGAATATTCTCAAAACTTCCTATTTCGGAGATAAGTTGGTTTTCTTTTCCAATAAAAGTGATTGGGATAATTGTGAGGGAATCCCCAAAATAAGTTTCGAAGAATTATATGCAGGCCAAAATTATCAGGCTCTGAATCTTGAAAAGAATTATGGATATCTGAATAAGCTTCGGCTGGCAGATTTAGAGGACACTTATCTGGGTAGACATGATATCGTTTTGCTGGATGGCATTCCCAATGATGTTTCTGTGGTCGCAGGGATTATCACTACCGAATTTCAAACGCCGCTTAGCCACATCAATGTACTAAGCAATAGCAGAGGAACTCCTAATATGGCCTTAAGAGATGGATGGGAAAATCCCAAGCTTGATAGCCTGATTGGGGAGCTGGTTTATCTAGAAGTACAGGCAGATTCTTTCATTATTCGAAAGGCAGATATAGAGGAAGCCATAAACTTTTGGAGTCAAACCGAGCCACAGGATACGGTTTATCTAGCCAAAAATACGACGACCAGCGGCCTGATTGAATTGAGAAATGCGGGATATGCAGATGTAGGTCTTATCGGAGGAAAGGCAGCCAACTTTGCAGAGTTGATGAAAATTCGAGTAGGAAGCAATCCTATTCCTTTGCCAGAAAATCCTTTTGCTATTCCTTTCTATTATTATCAACAGCATATCGAAGCAGCAGGATTGGATGTATTCATTCAGGATATGCTCAGAGATAATCGCTTTAATTCGGATCCGGCTTATAGAAAAGGACAATTGGAAATACTCAGAGACTCCATTCGCTCGGCCGCCCTCAATGCGACATTGCTTGAGCTTGTGAGAAATAAGATCCAGAATTTCGCTGAGTTTTCCTCTATCCGCTTCCGCTCCTCTACCAATGCAGAAGATCTGGAAGATTTTTCCGGAGCCGGTTTATATAGTTCTCATTCTGCAAAAAAGGATCATAACTCGAAAACCATAGAAAATGCCATAAGGAAAGTTTGGGCAAGCCTTTGGAACTGGAGAGCTTATGAGGAAAGGTCTTACTATAAGATCGACCACCTATCTTGTGCCATGGGAATTCTCGTACATCGATCTTTTCCCGATGAGGATGCCAATGGAGTTCTTATTACTCGCAACCTCTACAATTTCAATCATGGCTTTATCATCAATGTCCAATACAAAGAATATAGTATCGTAATCCCGGAGCCTGGCATACTCCACGATCAAATCATCCTCTTTGTCATGTCAAATGTTCCCATTCCAGGCGGAAGGTTCGCCATCGAATACCTCGGTTTTTCGAATGTGCCTGAATTGAATGGAGAAAGAGTTATGACAGATGCAGAATTGAATGAGTTGGGAGAATATGCTTTTGCCGTAAAAAGGCATTTCTATGACAATGTACCCAATAGCTGCAATTGCAATTTTGAGGACTTCGCCGTGGATATTGAGTTCAAAGTGGATTCAGAAATTAGTGCAAGGAAAGTTTATCTAAAACAGGCTCGCTTGTTTCGCTAA
- a CDS encoding zinc-dependent metalloprotease, with translation MPYLLFIILTSFISISAFAQLPKDQIQCGLEVELAKGFKTGSAELWPSQIIPYDILSDAEPARNAIRAGILALNARTNVCLVPKGRRDVGVIKFIASSNTVSSSGIGYTPNGTTIRINIQGGGFSGTVIHEVIHSLGFWHEHQRPDRDDFIDINFDNIQNDFKHNFTVRAGDLVTPYDFTSIMHYPPGAFNINSNIAVIEGKNGEQIGSQGVLTQIDIDDINYYYPKNLDCDSLYALFPPIPRFNFEHEYSGWCKGYRLSLSNQTTNRELYDSFWEIKSGGRVVASGEAQDTTFFLADGEYSIALIISNQSGSNSSNRDISLDSQDLGIRISPNPVGETLLFRIDGDFSRLDYSIWNLDGKKMLEKELVNFRCESQEEIDLQGIGSGMYFIKVHAGEEVLVKSFLKQ, from the coding sequence ATGCCTTACTTGCTCTTTATCATACTCACATCCTTTATTTCAATAAGCGCATTTGCCCAACTACCCAAAGATCAGATTCAATGTGGACTGGAGGTCGAACTCGCCAAGGGTTTTAAAACGGGCAGTGCTGAACTTTGGCCGAGTCAGATTATTCCCTACGATATTCTCTCTGATGCTGAACCGGCAAGAAATGCGATTCGGGCAGGAATTCTGGCTTTGAATGCTCGCACCAATGTCTGTCTGGTACCAAAAGGCCGTAGAGATGTAGGGGTTATCAAATTTATAGCCAGTAGTAATACGGTGAGCTCTTCCGGAATTGGGTACACGCCAAACGGAACAACCATCCGCATCAATATTCAGGGCGGGGGTTTCTCCGGAACTGTCATCCATGAGGTCATTCATTCTTTAGGATTCTGGCATGAACACCAAAGGCCCGATCGGGATGATTTCATAGATATCAATTTTGACAACATTCAAAATGATTTCAAGCATAACTTTACTGTCAGGGCGGGAGATTTAGTAACTCCTTATGATTTCACTTCCATCATGCACTATCCTCCCGGAGCGTTCAATATCAATAGCAATATTGCGGTCATAGAAGGAAAAAATGGAGAGCAAATAGGTTCACAGGGAGTACTTACTCAAATAGACATAGACGATATCAATTATTACTATCCTAAGAATCTTGATTGCGATTCCCTCTATGCTTTATTCCCTCCTATCCCTCGCTTCAATTTTGAGCATGAATATAGTGGATGGTGTAAGGGTTATAGGCTTAGTCTTAGCAATCAAACCACAAATCGAGAACTGTATGATTCATTTTGGGAGATAAAAAGCGGAGGAAGAGTTGTGGCAAGTGGAGAAGCTCAGGATACGACCTTTTTTCTAGCTGATGGAGAATATTCGATAGCTCTCATTATTTCGAACCAGAGCGGGAGTAATAGTAGCAATCGAGACATAAGCCTGGATTCTCAGGATTTGGGGATCCGCATTAGCCCGAATCCTGTTGGAGAAACTCTTCTATTTAGAATTGATGGAGATTTCTCTCGATTGGATTATAGCATTTGGAATCTGGATGGAAAAAAAATGCTGGAGAAAGAGTTGGTAAACTTCCGCTGTGAATCTCAGGAGGAAATTGACCTTCAAGGCATCGGATCGGGCATGTATTTCATAAAAGTACATGCAGGGGAAGAAGTACTGGTTAAATCTTTTCTCAAGCAATAA